One part of the Thermithiobacillus tepidarius DSM 3134 genome encodes these proteins:
- a CDS encoding APC family permease has translation MATDSNAWQRWKHKILGAARDPFSPETRQHMALVAFLAWVGLGADGLSSSAYGPEEAFKALGHHTHLGLYLAVATALTVFIISLAYSQVIELFPSGGGGYRVATKLLGAHAGLASGAALVVDYVLTIAISVASGIDALFSLLPGIFLHLKVEVEAVLILLLILLNLRGMKESIKVLLPIFMGFVLTHAFLIVYGIGLHAERLPALIPATLSETRLLSQEVSTLFVIALFLRAYSLGGGTYTGLEAVSNSVTMLAEPRIRTGKWTMMYMAVSLALTAGGIILLYLLWDARPASGQTLNAVTFRAIVGELPWGGDTLLTAALLLEGGLLFVAANTGFLAGPAVLANMALDSWVPHQFSQLSEQLVTKNGVLLMGAAALAILVGTAGKVDILVVLYSINVFLTFSLSLLGLCLYWWRNRDAEPAWARRFALAFLGLLVTVGILLVTVVEKFGEGGWVTVLITSGVVFIGLKIRKHYLAVREKLRSLDQVLDNPPLPEASPPPPLQPEAPTAVILVSNKFQGLGVHALLWVLRLFPNQYKNFVFVSVGEVDIATLRGADIRDFRDNLEANLQRYVDFCHQHGLAATAFSACGTDPVAALDRLCREIVEKRFPNSVFFAGKLVFAQDNWLTRLLHNHTAEALQRRLHLQGLQMIILAVKVS, from the coding sequence ATGGCCACGGACAGCAACGCCTGGCAACGGTGGAAACATAAAATCCTGGGCGCCGCCCGCGATCCGTTCTCTCCGGAAACCCGCCAGCACATGGCCCTGGTTGCCTTCCTGGCCTGGGTCGGCCTGGGCGCCGATGGCCTGTCCTCCTCCGCCTACGGTCCCGAGGAAGCCTTCAAGGCGCTCGGCCATCACACCCATCTCGGGCTCTATCTGGCGGTCGCGACGGCGCTGACCGTCTTCATCATTTCACTGGCCTACAGCCAGGTCATCGAGCTTTTCCCCTCGGGCGGCGGCGGCTACCGGGTGGCCACCAAGCTCCTCGGCGCGCACGCCGGACTCGCCTCGGGCGCGGCCCTGGTGGTGGACTACGTCCTGACCATCGCCATCTCCGTCGCCAGCGGCATCGACGCCCTCTTCAGCCTCTTGCCGGGCATCTTCCTGCATCTCAAGGTGGAGGTGGAGGCAGTTCTGATCCTCTTGCTGATCCTGCTGAACCTGCGCGGCATGAAGGAATCCATCAAGGTGCTCCTGCCCATCTTCATGGGCTTCGTGCTCACCCATGCCTTTCTCATCGTCTACGGCATCGGCCTGCACGCGGAACGCCTGCCCGCCCTCATCCCCGCAACCCTGAGCGAAACCCGCCTGCTGAGCCAGGAAGTGAGCACCCTCTTCGTCATCGCCCTCTTCCTGCGTGCCTACTCCCTGGGCGGCGGCACCTACACCGGCCTGGAAGCGGTGTCCAACAGCGTGACCATGCTGGCCGAGCCGCGCATCCGCACGGGCAAGTGGACCATGATGTACATGGCCGTTTCGCTGGCCCTCACCGCCGGCGGCATCATCCTCCTGTACCTGCTCTGGGATGCGCGCCCGGCCAGCGGCCAGACCCTGAATGCCGTCACCTTCCGCGCCATCGTCGGCGAGCTGCCCTGGGGCGGCGACACCCTGCTGACGGCGGCGTTGCTGCTCGAAGGCGGCCTGCTCTTCGTGGCGGCCAACACGGGCTTTCTCGCCGGCCCGGCGGTGCTGGCCAACATGGCGCTCGATTCCTGGGTGCCGCACCAGTTTTCCCAGCTCTCCGAGCAACTGGTGACCAAGAACGGCGTCCTGCTCATGGGCGCCGCCGCGCTGGCCATCCTGGTCGGGACCGCCGGCAAGGTGGACATCCTGGTGGTGCTCTACAGCATCAACGTGTTTCTGACCTTTTCGCTGTCGCTGCTGGGGCTGTGCCTCTACTGGTGGCGCAACCGCGACGCCGAGCCCGCCTGGGCGCGCCGCTTCGCGCTGGCCTTTTTGGGTCTCCTGGTGACGGTCGGCATCCTGCTGGTGACGGTGGTGGAGAAATTCGGCGAGGGCGGCTGGGTCACCGTGCTCATCACCAGCGGCGTGGTCTTCATCGGCCTCAAAATCCGCAAGCACTACCTGGCGGTTCGGGAAAAGCTCCGGTCATTGGACCAAGTGCTCGACAACCCGCCCTTGCCCGAAGCCAGTCCGCCGCCTCCGCTGCAGCCCGAGGCGCCCACCGCCGTCATTCTGGTGTCCAACAAGTTCCAGGGACTCGGCGTCCATGCCCTGCTCTGGGTGCTGAGGCTCTTCCCCAACCAGTACAAAAACTTCGTTTTCGTCAGCGTCGGCGAGGTGGACATCGCCACCCTGCGCGGCGCCGACATCCGGGATTTTCGCGACAACCTGGAAGCCAACCTGCAGCGTTACGTGGATTTCTGCCACCAGCATGGCCTGGCGGCCACCGCCTTCTCGGCCTGCGGCACCGATCCGGTGGCCGCCCTGGACCGGCTCTGTCGGGAGATCGTGGAAAAACGCTTTCCCAACAGCGTGTTCTTCGCCGGCAAGCTGGTCTTCGCCCAGGACAACTGGCTGACCCGCCTGCTGCACAACCACACCGCCGAGGCGCTGCAGCGGCGCCTGCACCTGCAGGGCCTGCAGATGATCATCCTGGCCGTGAAAGTGTCCTGA
- a CDS encoding TVP38/TMEM64 family protein, whose protein sequence is MSSEASSSPPPSSRFARISWRQWVMLLTLVLLALGLGPLLDYTPLGQVVSLQYLQSLRATWGDVPIAWLLYLLLAWLGAVFGFPFILLTAIAGMVFGALLGTVLALLAGMLAALAGYKLGELLGQDLVMRLLARRYNYLRVWLGEHALMAVLSMRVVVPFAAANLIAGAMRIPRPWYFLGTLLGLLPWVVSIAVVSADVATPYGLGWRVTLVGVALLALGITVRYLQRRLRRQFRTLSRPG, encoded by the coding sequence ATGTCCAGTGAAGCTTCGTCTTCACCCCCGCCATCCTCCCGCTTTGCCCGCATTTCCTGGCGTCAATGGGTGATGCTGCTCACCCTGGTGCTGCTGGCCCTGGGGCTCGGGCCGTTGCTGGACTACACGCCCCTGGGGCAGGTCGTTTCGCTGCAGTACCTGCAGTCCCTGCGCGCCACCTGGGGCGACGTGCCGATCGCCTGGCTGCTCTATCTGCTCCTCGCCTGGCTGGGCGCCGTCTTCGGCTTTCCCTTCATCCTGCTGACCGCCATCGCCGGCATGGTCTTCGGAGCGCTGCTTGGCACCGTGCTGGCCTTGCTGGCCGGCATGCTGGCCGCGCTGGCGGGCTACAAGCTGGGCGAGCTGCTGGGGCAGGATCTGGTCATGCGCCTGCTGGCCCGGCGCTACAATTACTTGCGCGTCTGGCTGGGCGAGCACGCCCTCATGGCCGTGCTGTCCATGCGCGTGGTGGTGCCCTTTGCCGCCGCCAACCTGATCGCCGGCGCCATGCGCATCCCGCGGCCCTGGTACTTCCTGGGCACCCTGCTGGGCCTGCTGCCCTGGGTGGTGTCCATCGCCGTGGTTTCGGCCGACGTCGCCACGCCCTATGGCCTGGGTTGGCGCGTGACCCTGGTCGGCGTCGCCCTGCTGGCCCTGGGCATCACGGTCCGCTACCTGCAACGCCGCCTGCGCCGGCAGTTCAGGACACTTTCACGGCCAGGATGA